In one Cytophagia bacterium CHB2 genomic region, the following are encoded:
- a CDS encoding PqqD family protein: MGGADRGPGGADAGLHQDRLHLQHRQRRELRQQGAAMRWKIDPRVAWQTVAGEAVVVDLSAGRSLGLNEAGTFVWSRVAGSDDEEIARDMAAAFGIPPDRALSDVRAFLTGMEARKLVSPAP; this comes from the coding sequence ATGGGAGGAGCCGATCGAGGTCCGGGCGGCGCTGACGCTGGCCTGCACCAAGACCGACTTCATCTGCAGCATCGACAGCGCCGCGAGCTGAGGCAGCAGGGAGCCGCGATGCGCTGGAAGATCGACCCCCGGGTGGCCTGGCAGACGGTGGCCGGCGAGGCCGTCGTCGTGGACCTCTCCGCCGGGAGGTCGCTTGGCCTGAACGAGGCCGGCACGTTCGTCTGGTCGCGCGTCGCCGGGTCGGACGACGAGGAGATCGCGCGCGACATGGCGGCGGCGTTCGGGATCCCCCCGGACCGGGCCCTGTCCGACGTCCGGGCCTTCCTCACCGGGATGGAGGCGAGGAAGCTCGTCTCTCCCGCGCCGTGA
- a CDS encoding radical SAM protein, producing MASLELTYACNWRCVFCYNPRHHDRSPLTTGEWVALLGDLRELGILTVSLTGGEPLAHPGFLEIARAARSRGLAVRVLTNASLVDDTRAEAIAELLPAAVEVSVHGAVPATHDAATGRPGSFAAMWAGVDRLLSRGVRVTVKTPVTRLDEREVPGMIALVRGRGLPYVLDLSITPRDDGDLSPLAFAPTEEGMRAVLSLPEYPALRAARDRKPGEPACGVGRIGLAVDPEGNVFPCVQWRHVALGNVRRTPLRQMWRGSPARREAAETATRATTMLLAEGGAVAAAPFCPALAHQLSGDALTVDGPSERRARLAAEARELYGS from the coding sequence ATGGCGAGCCTGGAGCTGACCTACGCCTGCAACTGGCGCTGCGTCTTCTGCTACAACCCGCGCCACCACGACCGCTCGCCGTTGACGACGGGGGAGTGGGTCGCCCTCCTCGGCGACCTCCGCGAGCTGGGGATCCTGACCGTCTCCCTGACGGGCGGCGAGCCGCTCGCCCACCCCGGCTTCCTCGAGATCGCCCGCGCGGCCCGCTCGCGCGGGCTGGCCGTGCGGGTCCTGACGAACGCGAGCCTCGTCGACGACACGAGGGCGGAGGCGATCGCGGAGCTCCTCCCCGCGGCGGTCGAGGTGAGCGTCCACGGGGCCGTGCCCGCGACGCACGACGCCGCGACGGGTCGGCCCGGGTCCTTCGCGGCGATGTGGGCGGGGGTCGATCGGCTCCTCTCGCGCGGCGTCCGGGTGACGGTGAAGACGCCGGTGACGCGACTCGACGAGCGGGAGGTCCCGGGGATGATCGCCCTCGTGCGCGGCCGCGGCCTTCCGTACGTCCTCGACCTCTCGATCACGCCTCGCGACGACGGCGATCTCTCGCCGCTCGCGTTCGCGCCGACCGAGGAGGGGATGCGAGCGGTCCTCTCCCTGCCGGAGTACCCGGCGCTGCGCGCCGCGCGCGATCGGAAGCCGGGAGAGCCGGCGTGCGGCGTCGGCCGGATCGGGCTCGCCGTCGACCCGGAGGGGAACGTCTTCCCGTGCGTCCAGTGGCGGCACGTCGCCCTCGGGAACGTCCGGCGGACGCCGCTGCGCCAGATGTGGAGAGGCTCGCCGGCGCGGAGGGAAGCGGCCGAGACCGCCACGCGGGCCACGACGATGCTCCTCGCGGAGGGGGGAGCCGTCGCCGCAGCACCGTTCTGCCCGGCGCTCGCGCACCAGCTCTCGGGCGACGCCCTCACCGTCGACGGGCCGTCCGAGAGGCGTGCCCGGCTCGCCGCGGAGGCGAGGGAGCTGTACGGCTCCTGA
- a CDS encoding alpha/beta fold hydrolase, whose amino-acid sequence MPGSPRRRGSCTAPEAFLLCGRRVALAGAPPSGAELDWLARRRAGGDAPPDLVLTVEEGAPWKTPFRPPDGLPAEIVVEGDRVVAWDEAAAAFKEFYPDGKDEGLVCYDSRGPGGYDLADKELAVLLAELAKNDPHVAVLLDCCHSGSGTRNVNAFKGMKARLTHEVTKERPLESYVDGYYAERQKKKERLAIPASKHILLAACERTQLAQETVNSSGVFTDTLIEVLSKSGGNISYADLFVRCRAAVRTRAEDQSPQFEPYENFDAYAGFLGRAASGAAHRHRVYFEVDSQAWKIDAGAVAPVPGIPTDSTKVVRVALYRGDDAASFAGNAAIVKVGPQTSILEPGFQIDPEVQYQAEITNMPAAPVFVYLEGEAKGTEVLKKALTPEVGAALGVELTDIPEGTRYALAAEGGKFVLKQRETNVKILGVKDYSEQSAKTIFYEGLKPVVQWERILALQNHHSEMNKDEIDFVFTETPENGKPHQYEQDEMTLDYVKSGKEWKKIRGKIQIRNRTRQPLHFLVLYFSSKYGIFKIKNDPVPQGEEYVTVWGDQPDHYFDLDDTMIEGQEYKVKEEINNLKLIVSTEKIDDFLLAQKNVKNFGEDLPATRGMGGVGEEDQAKMYQDEWFAKKLCIKVVRQLDQVGAKDTALAKGKIVVKGHPSVKANLSLNAATTGTRGAGQGFDFYKAFEHRGLQMLNFSAGTRGDSENILELTDIQNAEALAQNPLEIEVNVPLNADEGILPFVFDGQHVMLGGDTFKDEQGNTHISIDHIPEVPDNRRSVGKALKLYFFKTYLKQDNVNQLCWVEFKEGGAIVQHKSMLAEKVNAAQNIVVLIHGIIGDSENIAKSLHASGLDKKFDLVLTYDYENLSTPIAETALDLKKKLEAAGLGANDNKKLTLLAHSMGGLVSRWFIEREGGNSMVDHLVMCGTPNNGSPFGKIDSARKILNVLTGVAMNYVPALIPFNGAILFALNRSKKITPTLEQMNPASEFMAALNSSGDPGVRYIILAGNVDAYEEPSDRFFTKLLEKAGKGIVFDVLFGSGAHDIAVGVESILGIEGSRNPMPIRENVACHHLNYFISEAGKNALTAVKW is encoded by the coding sequence GTGCCCGGCTCGCCGCGGAGGCGAGGGAGCTGTACGGCTCCTGAGGCGTTCCTCCTCTGCGGCCGCCGGGTCGCGCTGGCCGGGGCGCCGCCGTCCGGGGCCGAGCTCGACTGGCTGGCGCGGCGGCGCGCCGGCGGGGACGCCCCTCCCGACCTCGTCCTGACGGTCGAGGAGGGAGCCCCGTGGAAGACGCCGTTCCGGCCGCCGGACGGACTGCCTGCCGAGATCGTCGTCGAGGGCGACCGGGTCGTGGCCTGGGACGAGGCCGCCGCCGCGTTCAAGGAATTTTATCCCGACGGCAAGGATGAGGGCTTGGTGTGCTATGACAGCCGCGGCCCCGGCGGTTATGATCTGGCCGACAAAGAACTGGCCGTCTTGCTGGCGGAACTGGCGAAGAATGACCCCCATGTGGCCGTTCTCCTGGATTGCTGCCACTCCGGTTCCGGCACGCGGAACGTCAACGCCTTTAAAGGAATGAAAGCCCGCCTCACTCACGAGGTGACAAAGGAAAGGCCGCTGGAGAGCTATGTTGACGGCTATTATGCGGAGCGGCAAAAGAAGAAAGAACGGTTGGCGATCCCGGCTAGCAAACATATTTTATTGGCAGCCTGTGAGCGCACGCAGCTTGCCCAGGAAACCGTGAACTCCAGCGGTGTGTTTACGGACACGTTGATCGAAGTTTTGAGCAAATCCGGCGGCAATATTAGTTACGCGGATTTATTTGTGCGCTGCCGCGCCGCCGTGCGCACGCGCGCCGAAGACCAAAGCCCCCAATTCGAACCCTACGAGAATTTTGATGCCTATGCCGGCTTCCTGGGCCGGGCCGCCTCCGGCGCGGCGCATCGCCATCGGGTTTATTTCGAGGTTGATAGCCAGGCTTGGAAAATCGACGCGGGCGCGGTGGCACCGGTGCCCGGAATTCCCACGGATTCAACCAAAGTTGTAAGGGTCGCGCTTTATCGCGGCGATGATGCTGCAAGTTTTGCGGGAAATGCCGCCATTGTCAAAGTCGGCCCGCAGACTAGTATTTTGGAACCCGGTTTCCAGATCGACCCCGAGGTGCAGTATCAAGCCGAAATAACCAACATGCCGGCTGCGCCGGTGTTCGTCTACCTGGAAGGTGAGGCCAAAGGCACGGAAGTGTTGAAAAAAGCATTGACACCCGAAGTGGGCGCGGCGCTGGGAGTGGAGTTGACTGACATCCCCGAAGGCACGCGCTATGCGCTTGCTGCTGAGGGCGGGAAATTCGTGCTGAAACAACGCGAAACGAATGTGAAGATTCTGGGCGTCAAAGATTATTCCGAACAATCGGCTAAAACCATTTTCTATGAGGGCCTCAAGCCGGTGGTGCAATGGGAACGGATTCTGGCGCTGCAGAATCACCATTCTGAAATGAACAAGGATGAAATCGATTTTGTTTTCACCGAAACCCCGGAGAATGGCAAACCGCATCAGTACGAACAAGATGAGATGACGCTGGATTACGTGAAATCCGGCAAGGAGTGGAAGAAAATTCGCGGCAAGATTCAAATACGCAACCGCACCAGACAGCCCCTGCATTTTCTGGTACTCTATTTTTCGTCGAAGTATGGCATCTTCAAGATCAAAAACGATCCGGTGCCGCAGGGCGAGGAGTACGTCACCGTGTGGGGCGATCAGCCGGATCATTACTTCGACCTGGATGACACGATGATCGAGGGCCAGGAATATAAAGTCAAGGAAGAAATCAACAACCTCAAACTGATCGTCAGCACCGAAAAGATTGACGATTTCTTGCTGGCGCAGAAAAATGTGAAAAATTTTGGGGAAGATCTGCCTGCCACGCGCGGCATGGGCGGCGTGGGCGAGGAAGATCAAGCAAAGATGTATCAAGACGAATGGTTTGCCAAAAAACTCTGCATCAAAGTCGTCCGCCAGCTCGATCAGGTGGGCGCAAAGGATACCGCGCTGGCCAAAGGCAAGATCGTCGTCAAGGGCCATCCTTCCGTCAAAGCCAATCTCAGCCTGAACGCGGCCACAACCGGGACGCGCGGCGCGGGCCAGGGTTTTGATTTCTACAAAGCGTTCGAGCACCGCGGGTTGCAGATGCTCAATTTTAGCGCAGGCACGCGCGGCGACAGCGAGAACATTCTGGAGTTGACCGATATTCAAAACGCCGAAGCGTTGGCACAAAATCCGCTGGAAATCGAGGTGAATGTTCCGCTCAACGCCGACGAGGGCATTCTGCCGTTCGTGTTCGACGGCCAGCATGTCATGCTCGGCGGCGATACGTTCAAAGATGAGCAGGGCAACACCCACATCAGCATCGATCACATTCCCGAAGTTCCGGACAACCGCCGCAGCGTGGGCAAGGCGCTGAAGCTGTACTTTTTCAAAACCTATCTCAAGCAGGATAACGTCAATCAATTGTGCTGGGTGGAGTTCAAGGAGGGCGGCGCAATCGTGCAGCACAAGAGCATGCTTGCCGAAAAAGTGAATGCCGCACAGAACATCGTCGTACTGATTCACGGCATCATCGGCGACTCTGAGAACATCGCCAAGAGCCTGCATGCCTCCGGCCTCGACAAAAAATTCGATCTCGTGCTGACTTACGATTACGAAAACCTCAGCACACCGATTGCCGAGACCGCGCTCGATCTCAAGAAAAAGCTCGAAGCAGCCGGCCTGGGCGCCAATGACAACAAAAAGCTCACGCTGCTGGCGCATTCGATGGGCGGCCTGGTCTCGCGCTGGTTCATCGAGCGCGAAGGCGGCAACAGCATGGTCGATCATCTCGTCATGTGCGGCACGCCCAACAACGGCTCGCCCTTCGGCAAGATCGATTCGGCGCGCAAGATTCTAAACGTGCTCACCGGCGTGGCGATGAATTATGTGCCGGCGTTGATTCCGTTCAACGGCGCGATTCTGTTTGCCTTGAATCGCTCGAAAAAAATCACGCCGACGTTGGAACAGATGAATCCCGCTTCGGAGTTCATGGCCGCGCTCAACAGCAGCGGCGACCCCGGCGTGCGCTATATCATTCTCGCCGGCAATGTGGACGCGTATGAAGAACCTTCCGACCGATTTTTTACCAAGCTGTTGGAAAAGGCCGGCAAAGGAATTGTTTTTGATGTTCTGTTTGGCAGCGGCGCGCATGACATTGCCGTGGGCGTCGAAAGCATTTTGGGCATCGAGGGCTCGCGCAACCCCATGCCGATTCGGGAGAACGTCGCGTGTCATCATTTGAATTACTTTATTTCTGAAGCCGGAAAGAATGCGCTGACAGCGGTGAAATGGTGA
- a CDS encoding CHAT domain-containing protein: MSETNAKPLIVVAFSNDQDAYLNMIIRERKSIFKALQQHHDRGYIQVHKEENTSIEDIFDLCNRYSDRIAIFHYGGHASGTHLQLEATGGAAEMANAAGLAQLLGQQKALQLVFLNGCATQDQVEKLFAGGVKAVIATSVPINDEMATKFAEQFYQALANKASIQKAFQTAQAFVATRYGKEKEVGEFRGMNWAGKEETQPTGMPWGLYVNENGNEALAWTLPEAAEHQVIIRGAAVSAKAGAPVNTELIETLFNAVAKHSPEVGVLWEAAKQSKRQDLRMVRQQIIDSFPAPVGEQLRKLFAGNTIDVQRLRQLVLTYETVAELFCFAVLSQLWDARHGNPALTFSDAHLAELNSFFALNAESQPTFDYVKLIAAVGNILHENKVAPFVEEFSDLNAVLQFEEFDHAYRFMEEMRAELLRGKVAAEEIESFCWQAEKHLGAIMSALAFLVKYKLTAIKRIDIIKPRHKNPAYRHSQVVLDRVTAGIMDSEEVYPAFTDSESVILLKTVEDVKEYLSLSPFIIDENAFTGDQNSKLFFYSHHNAADDSFHFRFVDNAEDELIVSEERYPQIKKQFEEFRQAMSNK; the protein is encoded by the coding sequence ATGAGCGAAACCAACGCCAAACCCCTCATCGTTGTGGCCTTTTCCAACGATCAGGATGCTTATCTCAACATGATCATTCGCGAGCGGAAGAGCATCTTCAAAGCCCTGCAGCAGCATCATGATCGCGGATATATCCAGGTGCACAAGGAAGAGAATACTTCGATTGAAGATATTTTTGATCTGTGCAATCGCTACAGCGACCGTATTGCAATTTTTCATTACGGCGGCCACGCCAGCGGCACGCATCTGCAATTGGAGGCCACCGGCGGCGCGGCGGAGATGGCAAATGCCGCTGGATTGGCGCAGTTGCTGGGTCAGCAAAAGGCATTGCAATTGGTTTTCCTGAACGGATGCGCCACCCAGGATCAGGTGGAGAAACTGTTTGCCGGCGGTGTCAAGGCGGTCATCGCCACTTCGGTTCCCATTAACGATGAAATGGCGACCAAGTTTGCCGAACAATTTTATCAGGCGCTCGCGAATAAAGCCAGCATCCAAAAGGCCTTCCAAACCGCCCAAGCGTTTGTCGCCACGCGTTACGGCAAGGAAAAAGAAGTCGGCGAGTTTCGCGGCATGAACTGGGCCGGTAAGGAGGAAACCCAGCCAACCGGCATGCCGTGGGGTTTGTATGTCAATGAGAACGGCAATGAGGCGCTCGCCTGGACGCTGCCGGAAGCTGCCGAGCATCAGGTGATCATCCGCGGCGCTGCGGTTTCGGCTAAAGCTGGCGCGCCCGTGAACACGGAGCTGATCGAAACGTTGTTCAATGCCGTGGCCAAGCACAGCCCCGAGGTGGGGGTTTTGTGGGAAGCCGCCAAACAAAGCAAGCGGCAAGACCTGCGCATGGTGCGCCAGCAGATCATCGACAGCTTTCCCGCGCCGGTGGGCGAGCAATTGCGCAAGCTCTTTGCCGGCAATACCATCGACGTGCAGCGCTTGCGGCAATTGGTGCTGACTTATGAAACCGTGGCCGAGCTCTTCTGCTTCGCCGTGCTGTCGCAACTCTGGGATGCGCGGCACGGCAATCCGGCCTTGACGTTCAGCGATGCGCATTTGGCGGAACTCAACAGTTTTTTTGCGCTCAACGCCGAAAGCCAGCCGACGTTCGACTATGTCAAGCTGATTGCCGCCGTGGGGAACATTCTTCACGAAAATAAGGTGGCGCCGTTTGTGGAAGAATTCTCTGATCTCAACGCTGTGCTGCAATTCGAGGAGTTTGACCACGCCTATCGTTTCATGGAAGAAATGCGAGCCGAGCTGCTGCGCGGTAAAGTGGCGGCCGAAGAGATCGAGAGTTTTTGTTGGCAGGCAGAAAAGCATTTGGGTGCCATCATGTCCGCCCTGGCTTTTCTGGTCAAGTATAAGCTCACGGCCATCAAGAGGATTGATATCATCAAACCCCGTCACAAAAATCCTGCCTACCGCCACAGTCAGGTCGTGCTGGACCGGGTGACCGCTGGAATCATGGACAGCGAGGAAGTCTATCCCGCCTTCACCGACAGCGAATCGGTGATTCTTTTGAAAACCGTTGAAGATGTCAAAGAATACCTGAGCCTGTCGCCTTTTATTATCGACGAAAACGCCTTCACCGGCGACCAAAATTCCAAGCTGTTTTTCTATTCCCACCATAATGCGGCAGATGACAGCTTCCATTTCAGATTTGTCGACAATGCCGAGGATGAGTTGATTGTCTCGGAGGAACGCTATCCTCAAATCAAAAAGCAATTTGAAGAATTTCGACAGGCCATGTCGAACAAATAA
- a CDS encoding CHAT domain-containing protein, translated as MPAILSDKPVIFLAFAQDRVEGGAYLRNLPTELDGIRKALQKARQAGLCEIVERSNTTVENILDVFQEYQDRIAIFHYGGHADSYELLLESLSGEHAIARSEGLVSFLARQKGLQLVFLNGCSSRQQALDLTEAGVPAVIGTSQKINDAVATNLSGRFYRGLAAGLAIERAWAEAIDQINIETDTANFRGMHGEGIAEEEAETRLPWEIYYREGAEIVKNWNLPAAANQPLFGLPLPESYYRRLPAAPFIWLKDFKQEDAAIFFGRGEEIRKLHTQITAGSQPILLFYGKAGVGKSSLLQAGLMPRLESDYTIKYVRCLPGKSLADTLTQALQDTGDECGLPPLQSRGQEELRLKLSDLQKAMSESSGFARQVLEKARQQLAALTAETVTIAEYWLRIEQKTNRPLLLVLDEVENNLTHPERGEAVPAEALPGFLNIVQQIFTQTEKHPKGKLLLSCREESHGPLRETLQVQSLPFAEMFLAPLSWEGIVEAVEGVTRHPATQTQFHLEIDRNKSVNLPEIIAGDLLESEESPLAPMLQIVLTGLWRAAIKENAKAPRLSVRQYQELKQAGGLVGEFFKQQIEQLNIWQSRVVESGLVLDLLYRHTTPSGNAVSLSTEQLQKIYHGRQHLLDQLLDKCRDLYLLTDVPPRGTGLAHALLAPIVIKEYSNSVKPGQQAARILNSRIEEFRANAKDIWLNDADLEMAEKGREGMRQFDADEERLLQISRERKAQRERERKRNRVIRNVLAVCILLFAVLAGWQWQVSERNYKRSKANQLAFAAKDLFKTDNTKALRVAEAAYAILGANSPATVTRTLSEIFHSQELWPFYEASYSHDKHVTSAAIAPDGRRILTASEDGFAKLWDEHGNLLQAFDHEGYEVESAAFSPNGKQVMTLANGMVKLWEMNGKLVDSDTLPAGHAADLSDFSTDGMRILKTFAGSEDEKFRALIQRLKQEEETYQVIPAANQQRVATISSYGIAMLLDGEGNILRSIDSSVVAAAISPDGKRLLTVTVDSLSTIKFWDEQGNFLGDFKYRGEVNHAVFSPDGAQILTAANDHTAKLWDLSQKFVHRLPQHGLGVTAAGFSPDRKHIVTASHDGFARLWDERGVLLDSLAHGDVVNAAAFSPDGKRILTASRDGNARLWLFEEARVLNLPHRGEVQSAIFSPDEGSRILTAARDSTARLWTAGGSPLYALQHPGEVMAVAFSPSGRQILTVSSDSAVTLWNASGDSIKVFKHHDEVYAAAFSPDGNQILTACADSVARLWQAEKPFAAQSFKHGENVRMVAFSPASGKRLLVTAGNTVKLWNEQGNLLESLAHKYGVKAVAFSSDGQQVLTASIDASAKLWNMRGELLANYGKHTLPVNSANFSFNGKYIITASDDGYAILWWTSRTIFEWLKTAPVYRLTREEEERYEIIR; from the coding sequence ATGCCAGCGATTTTATCTGACAAACCCGTCATCTTCCTCGCCTTTGCGCAAGATCGCGTCGAAGGCGGCGCGTACTTGCGCAATTTGCCCACCGAGCTGGACGGCATTCGCAAGGCGCTGCAGAAAGCGCGGCAGGCCGGGCTGTGTGAAATCGTCGAGCGCTCAAACACGACGGTGGAAAACATACTCGATGTGTTTCAGGAATATCAGGATCGCATTGCCATTTTTCACTACGGCGGCCATGCCGACAGCTACGAGCTTTTGCTCGAATCACTGAGCGGCGAGCACGCCATCGCGCGCAGCGAAGGCCTGGTTTCGTTTCTCGCCCGGCAAAAAGGCCTGCAACTGGTTTTCTTGAACGGCTGCAGCTCGCGACAACAGGCGCTGGATTTGACCGAAGCAGGTGTTCCGGCGGTGATCGGAACGTCGCAGAAAATCAATGATGCCGTGGCAACCAATCTCTCCGGGCGATTTTACCGGGGATTGGCTGCCGGCCTCGCGATCGAACGCGCCTGGGCAGAAGCGATCGATCAGATCAACATCGAGACAGACACGGCGAATTTCCGCGGGATGCACGGCGAGGGCATTGCGGAGGAAGAAGCCGAGACCCGCTTGCCGTGGGAGATTTACTATCGCGAAGGCGCAGAGATTGTCAAGAATTGGAACCTGCCGGCGGCTGCCAATCAGCCGCTGTTTGGTTTGCCGCTGCCGGAAAGTTATTATCGCCGGCTGCCGGCCGCGCCCTTCATCTGGCTGAAAGATTTCAAGCAAGAGGATGCGGCGATCTTTTTCGGGCGCGGCGAAGAGATTCGAAAGCTGCATACACAAATCACTGCCGGTAGTCAACCAATTCTTCTTTTTTACGGCAAAGCCGGCGTGGGCAAATCCTCCTTGCTGCAGGCCGGGCTGATGCCGCGCCTCGAAAGTGATTACACGATCAAATACGTGCGCTGCCTTCCCGGCAAAAGTTTGGCTGACACACTAACGCAGGCTCTGCAGGACACAGGCGATGAATGCGGATTGCCGCCGCTGCAATCCCGCGGGCAAGAGGAACTTCGTCTCAAGCTCTCAGATCTGCAAAAAGCCATGAGCGAAAGCTCGGGATTCGCCCGGCAAGTGTTGGAAAAAGCGCGGCAGCAGCTTGCGGCGTTGACCGCAGAAACAGTGACGATTGCCGAGTATTGGCTTCGAATTGAACAGAAAACCAATCGGCCGCTGTTGCTCGTGCTTGATGAGGTGGAGAACAATCTGACGCATCCTGAGCGAGGCGAGGCCGTTCCCGCTGAGGCACTGCCAGGCTTTTTGAATATCGTGCAGCAGATTTTTACACAAACAGAAAAGCACCCCAAGGGAAAACTCCTGCTCAGTTGCCGCGAAGAATCTCACGGCCCGCTGCGCGAAACTCTGCAAGTTCAGTCGCTGCCCTTTGCAGAAATGTTTCTTGCGCCGCTGAGTTGGGAAGGAATCGTCGAAGCCGTGGAAGGCGTTACCCGGCATCCTGCCACGCAAACGCAGTTTCATTTGGAGATTGATAGAAACAAAAGCGTCAATCTGCCTGAGATCATTGCCGGCGATCTTTTGGAAAGCGAGGAATCGCCGCTGGCGCCGATGCTGCAAATTGTGTTGACCGGGTTATGGCGGGCCGCGATCAAGGAAAACGCCAAAGCGCCGCGCTTGAGCGTGCGGCAGTATCAAGAACTTAAGCAAGCTGGCGGCCTGGTCGGCGAATTTTTCAAACAACAGATCGAGCAGCTTAATATTTGGCAGAGCCGTGTGGTGGAGTCCGGGTTGGTGTTGGATTTGCTTTACCGGCATACCACGCCCTCCGGCAATGCGGTGAGTCTCAGCACCGAGCAACTGCAAAAAATTTATCATGGCCGGCAGCATTTGCTTGATCAACTTCTGGACAAATGCCGCGATCTTTACCTGCTCACGGATGTTCCGCCGCGCGGCACCGGTTTGGCGCATGCGCTGCTCGCGCCGATCGTGATCAAAGAATACAGCAACTCCGTCAAGCCCGGGCAGCAAGCCGCGCGCATTTTAAACAGCAGAATCGAGGAATTTCGCGCCAATGCAAAAGACATTTGGCTGAATGACGCTGATCTGGAAATGGCTGAAAAGGGCAGGGAGGGGATGCGGCAATTTGATGCCGATGAAGAACGCCTGCTGCAAATCAGCCGTGAGCGCAAGGCGCAACGCGAGCGCGAACGCAAGCGCAATCGGGTCATCCGCAATGTTTTGGCCGTGTGCATTCTTCTGTTTGCCGTGCTGGCGGGCTGGCAGTGGCAGGTGTCGGAGCGCAATTACAAACGCTCCAAGGCGAATCAACTGGCGTTTGCTGCGAAAGATCTCTTCAAGACTGACAATACCAAAGCGCTGCGGGTTGCTGAGGCGGCATATGCGATTTTGGGCGCGAATTCACCAGCCACCGTCACTCGCACATTGAGCGAGATTTTTCATTCGCAAGAACTCTGGCCGTTTTATGAGGCAAGCTATTCCCACGACAAGCATGTCACCTCCGCGGCCATCGCTCCGGATGGCCGGCGCATTCTCACCGCCTCGGAGGACGGTTTCGCCAAGCTGTGGGATGAACACGGAAATTTGCTGCAGGCCTTTGATCACGAGGGCTATGAAGTCGAATCCGCGGCGTTCTCTCCGAACGGCAAACAAGTCATGACCCTGGCCAACGGCATGGTGAAGCTGTGGGAAATGAATGGCAAGCTGGTTGATAGCGATACGCTGCCTGCCGGCCACGCGGCTGATCTCTCCGATTTTTCAACCGACGGCATGCGCATTCTAAAAACGTTTGCCGGCAGCGAGGATGAGAAGTTTCGCGCGCTCATCCAACGCCTTAAACAAGAGGAGGAAACGTATCAGGTCATCCCTGCCGCCAACCAGCAGCGTGTGGCGACTATTTCATCTTATGGAATTGCCATGCTGCTCGATGGTGAAGGCAACATACTGCGGAGTATCGATAGCAGCGTTGTCGCCGCTGCCATTTCACCTGACGGCAAGCGTTTGTTGACTGTCACGGTCGACAGTCTCAGCACCATCAAGTTTTGGGATGAGCAGGGAAATTTTCTCGGCGATTTCAAATACCGCGGCGAAGTGAACCACGCGGTTTTCTCACCCGATGGCGCGCAGATTCTCACGGCGGCCAACGATCACACGGCAAAGCTTTGGGATCTTTCGCAGAAGTTTGTGCATCGTCTGCCGCAGCACGGTTTGGGCGTTACCGCAGCCGGCTTCTCTCCTGACCGCAAGCATATCGTCACGGCCTCGCATGATGGCTTTGCCCGGCTTTGGGATGAACGCGGCGTGCTGCTTGACAGCCTCGCGCATGGTGATGTCGTGAACGCGGCGGCCTTTTCTCCTGATGGAAAACGAATTCTCACGGCCTCACGAGATGGCAATGCGCGATTGTGGCTGTTTGAAGAGGCGCGCGTGCTAAATTTGCCGCATCGCGGGGAAGTGCAATCTGCAATTTTTTCGCCGGATGAGGGCAGCCGCATTCTCACGGCTGCGCGCGACAGCACCGCGAGATTGTGGACGGCAGGCGGCTCTCCGCTATATGCGCTTCAGCATCCTGGTGAAGTGATGGCGGTTGCCTTTTCCCCGAGTGGCCGCCAAATCCTGACGGTTTCTTCGGACAGCGCGGTGACTTTGTGGAACGCCAGCGGCGATTCGATCAAAGTCTTCAAGCACCATGATGAAGTTTACGCGGCCGCTTTTTCTCCGGACGGGAATCAGATACTCACGGCCTGCGCCGACAGCGTTGCCCGGTTGTGGCAAGCAGAGAAGCCTTTTGCGGCGCAATCTTTCAAGCATGGTGAGAACGTGCGGATGGTTGCGTTCTCTCCGGCTTCGGGAAAACGTTTGCTGGTGACCGCGGGAAATACCGTCAAGTTGTGGAATGAGCAGGGAAATTTGCTCGAAAGTCTTGCGCACAAATATGGTGTCAAGGCAGTGGCATTTTCATCAGATGGTCAGCAGGTTCTCACGGCTTCCATCGATGCCAGCGCCAAGCTCTGGAATATGCGCGGTGAGCTGCTGGCCAATTACGGCAAACATACGCTGCCCGTGAATTCGGCGAATTTTTCCTTCAACGGCAAATACATTATTACTGCCTCGGATGACGGCTATGCCATTCTCTGGTGGACGTCCAGAACGATTTTTGAATGGTTAAAAACTGCGCCGGTTTACCGGCTGACGCGGGAGGAGGAAGAACGGTATGAAATCATCAGATGA